From one Verrucomicrobiota bacterium genomic stretch:
- the fmdA gene encoding formamidase: MPETLIKIDVSEVPEKQDVLHNRWHPDIPMVATVKPGAEFRVECVDWTGGQIKNDESATDIKVVDLSKVHYLSGPIGVEGAEPGDLMVVDILDVGALPTSEWGFTGIFDRENGGGFLTDAFPEARKACWDFHGVYTSSRHIPKVEFAGIMHPGLIGCLPSKDLLDTWNTRETELFNTEPERVPPLCALPYAETAHMGRMSPDAAKAAAAEAARTVPPREHGGNCDIKNLTRGSKVYFPVYVKGGGLSMGDIHFSQGDGEITFCGAIEMAGYLDIRVNLIKDGVAKYGVKNPIFESSPMEPTYDNYLIFEGISVDEAGKQYYLDPHVSYRMACLNAIEYLKKFGYTGAQGYAILGTAPVEGRISGIVDIPNACTTLAIPSGIFDFDVKPGAAGPSPIINETDLAVVS; the protein is encoded by the coding sequence ATGCCTGAAACCCTAATTAAAATTGATGTGAGTGAAGTGCCAGAGAAGCAAGACGTGCTGCATAACAGGTGGCACCCGGATATACCCATGGTGGCGACAGTTAAACCTGGAGCTGAGTTTCGTGTAGAGTGTGTAGACTGGACAGGTGGACAGATTAAAAATGACGAGTCTGCTACAGACATAAAAGTTGTGGACCTGTCAAAGGTACACTATCTAAGTGGTCCTATCGGAGTCGAAGGCGCTGAGCCGGGAGATTTGATGGTTGTCGATATCCTTGATGTAGGTGCATTACCAACTTCAGAATGGGGATTTACAGGTATTTTTGACAGAGAGAATGGAGGCGGATTTTTGACTGATGCTTTTCCAGAGGCGAGGAAGGCATGTTGGGATTTCCACGGGGTGTATACTTCCTCTAGGCATATTCCTAAAGTTGAATTTGCAGGAATTATGCACCCTGGATTGATAGGGTGCTTGCCTTCAAAAGACCTACTCGATACATGGAATACAAGAGAGACAGAACTCTTCAATACGGAACCTGAAAGGGTCCCTCCTTTGTGTGCTTTGCCCTATGCTGAAACAGCACACATGGGGAGAATGAGTCCAGACGCAGCTAAAGCAGCTGCCGCAGAGGCAGCGCGGACTGTGCCGCCAAGAGAGCATGGAGGTAACTGTGATATCAAAAACTTAACACGTGGATCAAAAGTTTATTTCCCTGTCTATGTCAAAGGGGGAGGATTGTCCATGGGTGATATTCATTTCTCGCAAGGAGATGGTGAGATCACCTTCTGTGGTGCTATCGAAATGGCTGGATACCTTGATATACGAGTCAATTTGATAAAGGATGGTGTGGCAAAATATGGTGTCAAAAATCCGATTTTCGAATCCAGTCCTATGGAGCCCACTTATGATAATTATTTGATTTTCGAAGGCATCTCCGTGGACGAGGCAGGAAAGCAGTATTATTTGGATCCCCATGTTTCATACCGTATGGCTTGTTTAAATGCTATTGAGTATCTCAAGAAATTTGGATACACGGGTGCTCAAGGCTATGCCATTCTTGGGACTGCCCCAGTTGAAGGCCGTATCAGTGGTATTGTTGATATACCAAACGCATGTACCACCTTGGCCATACCTTCTGGAATATTTGATTTTGATGTCAAGCCTGGCGCAGCAGGTCCTAGTCCGATTATAAATGAAACGGATTTAGCGGTAGTTAGTTAA
- a CDS encoding FmdB family zinc ribbon protein produces the protein MPLYQYYCEEHGPFEAFASMQDRHKAMRCPDCLIESNRMITVPRLSGLGSLRMQAEARNEKSRHEPHVCKTSTCCGRGHSHKKERKKGLQSYTGSRPWVIEHK, from the coding sequence ATGCCGCTGTATCAATATTATTGTGAAGAACACGGTCCATTTGAAGCTTTCGCTTCGATGCAAGATCGCCATAAGGCTATGCGCTGCCCGGACTGCTTGATTGAATCAAACAGAATGATTACCGTGCCGCGGTTAAGTGGGTTGGGCTCCTTGCGTATGCAAGCAGAGGCTCGTAATGAGAAAAGCAGGCATGAACCACATGTTTGTAAGACATCTACCTGTTGCGGTAGAGGTCATAGCCATAAGAAAGAGCGTAAAAAAGGGCTTCAGAGTTATACAGGCAGCAGGCCCTGGGTGATCGAACACAAATAG
- a CDS encoding urease subunit gamma, translating to MHLSPREKDKLLVVLAADLAKRRQQRGLKLNYPEAVAILTYEIYEGARDGRSVAELMSYGTTILKREDVMEGVPEMIQEVQAEATFPDGTKLVTVHNPIR from the coding sequence ATGCACCTCTCTCCTAGAGAAAAAGATAAGTTATTAGTTGTCCTTGCCGCAGATTTAGCAAAGCGCAGGCAACAAAGAGGGCTCAAACTAAATTATCCTGAAGCGGTAGCTATACTAACCTATGAAATTTATGAGGGAGCTCGCGACGGCAGATCGGTAGCTGAGCTTATGAGTTATGGCACTACTATACTTAAGAGAGAAGATGTCATGGAAGGTGTTCCTGAAATGATTCAAGAAGTTCAGGCTGAAGCAACCTTTCCTGATGGGACAAAACTAGTAACCGTTCATAACCCCATCCGCTGA
- a CDS encoding urease subunit beta, giving the protein MVPGELIVASDAEALKANLGLELITLVVSNQGDRPVQVGSHFHFFEVNESLDFDRNLALGFRLNIPAGSAIRFEPGDLREVELVAMAGTREVYGLNNKVNGSLPNRSSN; this is encoded by the coding sequence ATGGTTCCCGGAGAGTTAATTGTTGCAAGTGATGCGGAAGCCTTAAAGGCTAACCTGGGTTTGGAATTAATTACACTTGTTGTATCCAATCAAGGAGATCGACCAGTTCAAGTAGGTAGTCATTTTCATTTTTTTGAAGTCAATGAGTCATTAGATTTCGATCGAAATTTGGCATTAGGTTTTCGCTTGAATATTCCTGCTGGATCCGCGATCCGTTTTGAGCCTGGTGATCTACGTGAAGTCGAATTGGTGGCCATGGCAGGTACACGAGAGGTTTATGGTCTCAACAACAAGGTGAATGGTTCTCTGCCAAATAGGTCATCAAATTAA
- the ureC gene encoding urease subunit alpha — MSLELSRKQYAEMFGPTVGDRIRLGDTDLFIEVERDYIASRAGYGNEVKFGGGKVIRDGMGQSPVALDVEALDLVITNALILDSDVGVVKADIGIKHGRIVGIGHAGNPGIQSGIGSVLKDPNTGQFHPMTIGAATEVIAGEGMIVTAGGVDAHIHFICPQQIDEALCSGVTTMLGGGTGPATGTNATTCTPGIWNIHRMYESADAFPVNLGFLGKGNCSTQEPLKEQVIEGGAIGLKLHEDWGTHPGAIDSCLQVADELDIQVAIHTDTLNESGFVENTLNAIAGRTIHTYHSEGAGGGHAPDIIKVCSESNILPSSTNPTRPFTVNTIEEHLDMLMVCHHLDSKIPEDVAFAESRIRPQTIAAEDILHDMGVISMIASDSQAMGRVGEVISRTWQTAHKMKAQFGKLDSSQHPAADNFRALRYISKYTLNPAITHGMGHEIGSLAIGKLADIVLWKPAFFGAKPEMVLKGGMIAMANMGDPNASIPTPQPMHYRPQFASFGKAVGSASVSFMNQLALEKGIAEKLGLSKSLVAIKNTRKITKADMVYNTAQPKIEVDPETYTVKVDGEVITCEPAAEVPLAQRYFLF; from the coding sequence ATGTCCTTAGAGTTATCTAGAAAGCAATATGCTGAAATGTTTGGTCCCACAGTGGGGGACCGCATTCGCTTAGGTGACACCGATCTTTTTATAGAAGTAGAAAGAGACTATATTGCCAGTCGAGCGGGCTATGGAAATGAGGTCAAGTTTGGGGGGGGGAAAGTAATCCGCGACGGGATGGGTCAATCTCCAGTTGCACTTGACGTTGAAGCACTAGATCTCGTCATTACCAACGCTTTGATACTCGATTCAGATGTAGGAGTGGTTAAGGCTGATATTGGTATCAAACACGGTAGAATTGTCGGTATAGGCCACGCAGGAAATCCAGGAATTCAGAGCGGCATAGGATCCGTTTTGAAAGACCCTAACACAGGCCAATTTCATCCTATGACTATTGGGGCGGCAACAGAAGTGATTGCCGGTGAAGGTATGATCGTTACAGCGGGTGGTGTTGATGCGCACATCCACTTTATATGTCCTCAACAGATTGATGAAGCACTATGCAGCGGGGTAACCACCATGCTAGGTGGTGGAACTGGGCCAGCGACTGGAACGAATGCTACCACCTGCACTCCTGGCATATGGAATATCCACCGCATGTATGAATCAGCGGATGCGTTTCCAGTAAATTTAGGTTTTTTAGGAAAAGGAAATTGCTCAACACAGGAGCCTTTGAAAGAGCAAGTGATTGAAGGCGGTGCCATTGGACTTAAATTGCACGAAGATTGGGGGACACACCCTGGTGCTATAGATAGCTGTTTACAGGTCGCAGATGAGCTAGATATCCAAGTGGCCATTCATACAGATACCTTGAATGAGTCAGGGTTTGTGGAAAACACACTTAATGCGATTGCAGGTAGGACTATTCATACCTACCATTCAGAAGGCGCAGGTGGTGGTCATGCTCCTGATATTATTAAAGTTTGTTCTGAATCTAATATCTTGCCATCTTCTACGAATCCAACACGTCCGTTTACAGTGAACACCATTGAGGAGCACTTGGACATGTTAATGGTTTGCCATCATCTTGATTCTAAGATTCCTGAGGATGTGGCCTTTGCAGAATCACGTATTCGACCTCAAACGATTGCAGCGGAAGACATTTTACATGATATGGGAGTGATCTCCATGATAGCGAGCGATAGTCAAGCTATGGGCCGCGTAGGAGAGGTTATTTCTCGCACATGGCAAACGGCTCACAAAATGAAGGCGCAATTTGGTAAACTGGATTCAAGCCAACATCCAGCAGCAGATAATTTCAGGGCGCTACGTTATATTTCTAAGTACACACTTAATCCTGCAATCACTCACGGCATGGGGCATGAAATAGGTTCTCTGGCAATAGGTAAACTGGCGGATATCGTTTTATGGAAACCTGCTTTTTTTGGGGCAAAGCCGGAGATGGTTTTGAAGGGTGGAATGATAGCTATGGCTAATATGGGAGATCCGAACGCTTCTATTCCTACCCCACAGCCTATGCACTATCGCCCGCAATTTGCTTCTTTTGGCAAGGCTGTGGGCTCTGCAAGTGTTAGTTTCATGAACCAACTGGCGCTTGAGAAGGGTATTGCTGAAAAACTAGGATTATCGAAATCTCTAGTCGCAATTAAGAATACTCGGAAGATCACTAAAGCTGATATGGTTTATAATACAGCACAACCTAAAATTGAGGTAGATCCCGAAACGTATACGGTGAAAGTGGATGGTGAAGTAATTACTTGTGAACCTGCTGCTGAAGTTCCTCTAGCCCAGAGGTATTTTCTATTCTAA
- a CDS encoding urease accessory UreF family protein, with product MLNGVEDLSKDYLSKLLQVSDSAYPTGSFSHSYGLEGMLQIGVIKNESDLQLFIEQEIDHSLKHLELPILHHAYLSLDKGDFAELSYWDKLSGAAKQPTEFRLASTRVGKQRFRLLRDVIGAESIDSITWEKIDSALPSKHLAVVSAIESWTLEIPLKVAMISYSVQNYASILTAALKLMRLGQTAIQRILHQHSKNASYLVDEAMTILPEKIGSFTPLLDIAACQHQRAFSRMFLS from the coding sequence ATGTTGAATGGAGTTGAAGATTTATCTAAGGATTATTTATCTAAGCTTTTACAGGTGTCTGATAGCGCTTATCCTACAGGCAGTTTTTCTCATTCTTATGGCTTAGAGGGAATGTTGCAGATAGGCGTGATTAAGAATGAATCTGATTTGCAACTATTTATTGAGCAGGAGATAGACCATAGTTTGAAGCATCTAGAGTTGCCTATTTTGCACCACGCTTACTTGTCATTGGACAAAGGTGATTTTGCTGAGCTCAGCTATTGGGATAAATTGTCTGGTGCAGCTAAGCAACCAACGGAATTTCGACTTGCTTCTACCCGAGTAGGGAAACAAAGATTTCGTTTGCTTAGAGATGTGATAGGAGCTGAGAGTATCGACTCCATCACATGGGAGAAAATAGATAGTGCCCTTCCATCTAAGCACCTCGCGGTGGTTAGCGCTATAGAAAGCTGGACATTAGAAATTCCATTAAAAGTAGCTATGATCAGTTATTCGGTCCAAAATTATGCATCGATCTTAACTGCTGCCCTGAAGCTTATGCGTTTAGGGCAAACTGCGATTCAGAGAATATTGCATCAACATTCGAAGAACGCCTCATATTTGGTAGATGAGGCTATGACCATTTTACCGGAGAAAATAGGCTCCTTTACTCCTTTGTTAGATATAGCGGCGTGTCAACACCAGCGCGCATTTTCGCGTATGTTTTTATCATAA
- the ureG gene encoding urease accessory protein UreG has product MKEKKSLIRVGIGGPVGCGKTTIALKLCQTFRDQCDMAVITNDIYTQEDAQMLRRESALSEDRIMGVETGGCPHTAIRDDIAMNLAAIDEMQQRIPGLEMIIIESGGDNLTATFSPELVDIFIYVIDVSGGEDIPRKGGPAIAHSDLLIINKIDLASHVGVSLENMDRDTHKVRDAKPYLLCDMRSNKGVDSLVEWVKHDVLFADVN; this is encoded by the coding sequence ATGAAAGAAAAGAAATCATTGATAAGAGTTGGTATTGGAGGTCCGGTAGGATGTGGTAAAACAACCATTGCCTTAAAACTGTGCCAAACTTTTCGAGATCAATGTGATATGGCAGTTATTACTAATGATATCTATACGCAAGAAGATGCTCAGATGCTACGTAGAGAAAGTGCTCTGAGTGAAGACAGGATCATGGGTGTAGAAACAGGAGGTTGTCCTCATACGGCTATTCGAGATGATATTGCAATGAATCTTGCCGCCATTGATGAGATGCAGCAACGCATTCCTGGTTTAGAGATGATCATCATAGAGAGTGGAGGAGATAATTTAACAGCAACTTTCTCGCCAGAACTGGTGGATATTTTTATCTATGTCATTGATGTATCAGGAGGAGAGGATATTCCTCGAAAAGGGGGTCCTGCTATTGCTCATAGTGATTTGTTAATCATTAATAAAATTGATCTGGCATCTCATGTAGGGGTTAGTTTAGAGAATATGGATCGTGATACTCATAAAGTGAGGGACGCGAAACCTTATTTACTTTGTGATATGCGTTCAAATAAAGGGGTTGATTCCTTAGTAGAGTGGGTAAAGCATGATGTTTTGTTTGCTGATGTAAATTGA
- a CDS encoding urease accessory protein UreD, translated as MKTQKDVISSLEGRLELRCEEKEGKSFLEHQYFSVPYHISKTYWNESVLLVQVTNPTAGIFAGDRMTSSVMVGESASLLLTSPSAQRVYSMHKGDASQHIKYTVKKGGWLEVFPELFVPQKKSRYRQECEVEIEAGGEVYFAEIIAPGRLTHGENMQFEQLDWNFKISYGGDLLSLERCYLNPLENPWMLKVPNWEQTYYFSIWVLSDKLSEIKEQFYQKLDQLGGKELYLGFSSYDHRAIMIKGMSLCILRLRKVMLEIRQLFSGLLHNLSVTVRKL; from the coding sequence ATGAAGACTCAGAAGGACGTCATATCTTCGTTAGAGGGAAGGCTAGAACTTCGTTGTGAAGAGAAGGAAGGGAAGAGCTTTTTAGAACATCAGTATTTTTCAGTTCCTTACCATATCAGCAAGACTTACTGGAATGAGTCCGTATTATTGGTTCAAGTGACAAATCCAACTGCGGGGATTTTCGCTGGTGATCGCATGACCAGCAGTGTGATGGTCGGTGAATCTGCCTCCCTGCTGTTAACGTCTCCTAGTGCACAACGTGTTTATAGTATGCATAAGGGGGATGCTTCTCAGCACATAAAATATACTGTCAAAAAAGGTGGGTGGTTAGAGGTGTTTCCAGAGCTCTTTGTGCCACAAAAAAAATCACGTTATCGCCAAGAGTGTGAGGTTGAAATAGAAGCCGGTGGAGAAGTCTATTTTGCAGAGATCATTGCTCCTGGAAGGTTAACTCATGGGGAAAATATGCAATTTGAACAATTGGATTGGAATTTTAAGATTTCTTATGGGGGGGATTTACTCTCTTTGGAGCGTTGTTACTTAAATCCATTAGAAAATCCTTGGATGCTTAAAGTTCCCAACTGGGAGCAGACTTATTATTTTAGTATATGGGTGTTATCAGATAAGTTGTCTGAGATCAAAGAGCAGTTTTACCAAAAGTTAGACCAGCTAGGCGGCAAGGAACTTTATCTTGGATTCAGTTCTTATGATCACCGGGCAATCATGATCAAAGGAATGAGTTTGTGTATTCTTAGGCTGCGCAAAGTGATGCTCGAAATCCGCCAATTATTTTCAGGGTTATTGCATAACTTATCAGTAACAGTCAGAAAACTTTAA
- a CDS encoding DUF6882 domain-containing protein yields MSPLDDMVCDNIGLIADYQIVLENILGAHSASLDRSNSTIEFHTDSGDSYSSKAQIIGSYVESSGKWTWAWGGYLNFFDNYSLEAAEAIKKIGKSSNIEMLTKRKIKVDKNKPWDFVIYGAALLKLPFYRILHKESEIFLLLENTDIVHQESPPISEFAARYQEAIRMTFIIQQRRALTSYANQHGYQILERDLYVTVLDSVGYQLIFEFDEYDIFKGLIDHIPSSKLQSSSQKSNSWDS; encoded by the coding sequence ATGAGCCCATTAGATGATATGGTATGCGACAACATCGGTTTGATCGCTGATTATCAAATTGTATTAGAAAATATTTTAGGCGCCCACAGCGCGTCTTTAGATCGGTCTAACTCAACTATTGAATTTCATACGGATTCCGGTGATAGCTATTCTTCAAAAGCTCAAATTATCGGGTCATATGTTGAGTCGTCAGGCAAATGGACTTGGGCCTGGGGTGGGTACCTTAATTTTTTTGATAACTATAGCCTGGAGGCTGCGGAGGCCATCAAAAAGATAGGCAAGTCATCAAATATCGAAATGCTTACTAAGAGAAAAATCAAAGTAGATAAAAACAAACCTTGGGATTTTGTTATCTATGGGGCAGCGTTATTAAAACTGCCTTTCTACCGTATACTCCATAAGGAATCTGAAATTTTCCTCTTACTAGAAAACACGGATATCGTTCATCAAGAATCGCCGCCAATTAGTGAATTTGCAGCCCGCTATCAAGAAGCAATTCGGATGACTTTTATTATTCAGCAAAGAAGAGCGCTTACTTCCTATGCTAACCAACACGGATACCAAATTCTTGAGCGAGACCTTTATGTAACTGTCCTGGATAGCGTAGGTTACCAGCTAATTTTTGAATTTGATGAGTATGATATTTTCAAGGGGTTGATAGATCATATTCCAAGCAGTAAATTGCAATCATCCTCACAAAAATCCAATTCATGGGATAGCTAA